The following are encoded together in the Bombus pyrosoma isolate SC7728 linkage group LG17, ASM1482585v1, whole genome shotgun sequence genome:
- the LOC122577040 gene encoding SCY1-like protein 2: protein MDVFTKLRNTVSNTISNTVQNTAYGLSQLSNVLPGNPVTREFEVTAHIASAGPSLLWKVYNGYKKSTKQEAAIFVFEKRILDKFSRNDKELILETLKRGIAQLTKLRHPQILTVQHPLEESRDSLAFATEPVLASLANVLGNHNNLPQPLPTPLKDYKLHDVEIKYGLLQLGEGITFLHGDVKLLHRNLCPESIVVNSHGAWKIFGFDFCALNQSAEGKQPQWSYIEYDISAPSIAQSNLDYQAPECILASSVGTASDIFSLGMVIYVLHSPKNLLLHESNNDLLKCKQFLENFRSSNITDRYLPTSESLRDTVKLMLHHNPELRPDAHQFVKIDYFTDIGVKTLNYLDKIFQWDNLQKSQFYKGLPQLLKQLPHRVILHRVLPALYKELFNSPMIPFVLPSIIYAMETSSVEEFREYILPNIKSVLTLDDPPQISLVLMQHADLLLRLCTTEIIKTDIVPMLLRALESEWEQLQELCLSALPNIITMIEGPVIKNAILPRMKKICLYGEGSRRKSLGVKVNCLLCLAKMLPHFDRWLVLDQVLPFLQEIPHSGEPAILMAVIGIYRMLLSHSKLGTSKEILATKILPFLLPLCVEQNFSLPQYEILSNLVTEMINRVTSEHKEALKQLDAMRRETQQLDQELSQTSTIYKNINSNNDDVNIIPIVPTPNTSTNLKSLQIENGLTMEDKFRLVQQQGVHQRLQSQTPLTPTIVQPTKAPVKDLTDTLLRSNLDQLNLSMSCSKSNYSWKSSNSNQYQHFNLQGMNVQLNQKGNTCVPNSVIPQNSINYSMNQGNITTNKSEFNSNLDLNTNNFPINQLEFNSNLNSNSNQNVEKLLSYDVMDLLS, encoded by the exons atggatgTATTTACAAAGTTAAGAAACACTGTTAGCAATACAATATCCAATACTGTTCAAAACACTGCTTATGGTTTATCACAATTATCAAATGTCCTTCCTGGTAATCCAGTGACCAGAGAATTTGAAGTAACTGCTCATATAGCAAGTGCGGGACCATCGTTGCTATGGAAGGTTTACAATGGTTACAAAAAATCTACAAAGCAAGAAGCAGcgatatttgtatttgaaaaacgtattttggataaattttccagaaacgataaagaattaattttagaaacattGAAAAGAGGTATCGCACAATTAACTAAATTACGTCATCCACAAATTTTAACTGTTCAACATCCTTTGGAGGAATCAAGAGATAGCTTAGCATTTGCCACTGAACCTGTATTAGCTAGTCTAGCTAATGTTTTAGGGAACCATAATAATTTACCACAACCATTACCAACGCCGTTAAAGGATTACAAGCTACATgatgttgaaattaaatatggaCTTTTACAACTTGGAGAAggtattacatttttacatgGAGATGTTAAATTATTGCATAGAAATCTATGTCCAGAATCTATTGTTGTAAATAGTCATGGAGCGTGGAAAATTTTTGGGTTTGATTTTTGTGCTTTAAATCAAAGCGCTGAAGGTAAACAACCTCAGTGGTCATACATAGAATATGACATATCAGCTCCATCTATAGCTCAATCAAACTTGGATTATCAAGCACCAGAATGTATTTTGGCAAGTAGCGTTGGTACAGCTagtgatatattttctttgggAATGGTGATATATGTTCTACATTCTCCAAAGAATCTACTTCTTCATGAATCTAACAATGATTTATTGAAATGCAAAcagtttttagaaaattttagaagTTCAAATATCACAGATAGGTATCTTCCAACTTCAGAGAGCCTTAGAGATACAGTTAAATTGATGTTACATCATAATCCTGAATTAAGACCAGATGCTCATCAGTTTGTAAAGATTGATTACTTTACAGATATAGGTGTCAAAACCCTGAATTATTTAGACAAAATTTTCCAATGGGATAACTTACAGAAATCGCAATTTTACAAAGGATTACCTCAACTATTAAAACAATTACCACATAGAGTTATATTACATAGAGTTCTTCCAGCTTTATACAAGGAATTGTTTAATTCTCCAATGATTCCATTTGTTTTACCTAGTATAATCTATGCAATGGAAACAAGTTCTGTGGAAGAATTTagagaatatattttaccGAACATTAAATCAGTTTTAACATTAGATGATCCACCACAAATTAGCCTTGTTTTAATGCAACATGCGGATTTGTTATTAAGATTATGTActacagaaataataaaaacagacATAGTCCCAATGTTATTACGTGCTTTAGAATCAGAATGGGAACAGTTACAAGAGTTATGTTTATCAGCTTTGcctaatattataacaatgaTCGAAGGACCAGTgattaaaaatgcaattttacctagaatgaaaaagatttgTTTATATGGGGAGGGAAGCCGCAGAAAAAGTCTTGGAGTTAAagttaattgtttattatgtCTTGCAAAAATGTTACCGCATTTCGATCGATGGCTTGTCCTTGATCAAGTGTTACCTTTTCTCCAAGAAATTCCACACTCTGGTGAACCTGCAATTCTTATGGCCGTCATAg GTATTTATAGAATGTTATTAAGCCACAGTAAATTGGGAAcaagtaaagaaatattagcAACAAAGATCTTACCATTTTTATTGCCACTCTGTGTTGAACAAAATTTCAGTCTACCACAATATGAAATTCTCTCAAATCTCGTGACTGAAATGATAAATCGTGTAACATCAGAGCACAAAGAAGCTTTAAAGCAATTAGATGCCATGCGTCGTGAGACCCAACAATTAGATCAAGAACTTTCACAAACCTCcactatatataaaaatattaattcaaataacgatgatgtaaatataattcctATAGTTCCTACTCCAAATACAAGCACAAATTTAAAGTCTCTCCAAATTGAAAACGGATTGACAATGGAAGATAAATTTCG attAGTTCAACAACAAGGAGTGCACCAAAGATTACAATCTCAAACACCATTAACACCTACAATTGTTCAACCCACAAAAGCTCCAGTAAAAGATTTAACTGATACTTTATTGAGATCTAATTTAGATCAACTAAATCTTTCAATGTCATGTTCAAAATCTAATTATTCGTGGAAATCGTCGAATTCAAATCAGTATCAGCACTTCAATTTACAAGGAATGAATGTACAATTAAATCAGAAAGGAAATACTTGTGTTCCTAATTCAGTCATTCCTCAAAACAGTATTAACTATTCTATGAATCAAGGAAATATTACAACTAATAAGTCAGAATTTAATTCAAATCTAGAtcttaatacaaataattttcctatCAATCAGTTAGAATTTAATTCAAATCTGAATTCCAATTCAAAtcaaaatgtagaaaaattgcTATCTTATGA